A part of Nesterenkonia lutea genomic DNA contains:
- the tyrS gene encoding tyrosine--tRNA ligase, with amino-acid sequence MIGANVPAVTQTSLESTNPALAEQRNDASFESLWQELNWRGLVHVSTDEGALEEALAGDPLVYYCGFDPTAASLHLGHLVQLLTMRRIQLAGHRPLALVGGSTGLIGDPRPSSERTLHTPEIVAGWVDSLQNQIKHYISFDGDSGATMVNNLDWTQGVSAIEFLRDIGKYFRVGTMIKKDIVAKRLNSEEGISYTEFSYQILQGFDYLQLFRQYGCTLQFGGSDQWGNLTSGTELVRRAENAHVHALGTPLITNSDGTKFGKSEGNAIWLDSELCSPYAFYQFWLNQSDADVIDRLKVFTFRTREEIAELARSVEEEPFKRAAQRALAWDVTSLVHGEEATHKVIEAAEAIFGKGEIAEIDEPTLNAVSAELPRASVPASEATAVRLLVDTGLVKSNGEARRAIKDGGAYINNAKITDGEAVLTEADWLHGKFLLIRRGKKNLALVHRS; translated from the coding sequence ATGATTGGTGCTAACGTACCTGCTGTGACGCAGACGAGCCTCGAATCCACGAACCCGGCGCTGGCCGAACAGCGCAACGACGCAAGCTTCGAGAGTCTCTGGCAGGAGCTGAACTGGCGCGGACTGGTTCACGTCTCCACCGATGAGGGGGCGCTGGAGGAGGCGCTGGCGGGAGATCCGCTGGTCTATTACTGCGGCTTCGATCCCACTGCGGCTTCGCTGCACCTGGGTCACCTGGTGCAGCTGCTGACGATGCGGCGCATCCAGCTCGCCGGGCACCGGCCGCTGGCCCTGGTGGGCGGATCCACCGGACTCATCGGAGATCCGCGCCCCTCGAGTGAACGCACCCTGCACACCCCTGAGATCGTGGCCGGCTGGGTCGACTCCCTGCAGAACCAGATCAAGCACTACATCTCCTTCGACGGAGACAGCGGCGCCACCATGGTCAACAACCTGGACTGGACCCAGGGCGTCAGCGCCATCGAGTTCCTCCGCGACATCGGCAAGTACTTCCGCGTGGGCACGATGATCAAGAAGGACATCGTCGCCAAGCGGCTGAACTCCGAGGAGGGAATCTCCTACACCGAGTTCAGCTACCAGATCCTCCAGGGCTTCGACTATCTGCAGCTGTTCCGCCAGTACGGCTGCACGCTGCAGTTCGGTGGATCCGACCAGTGGGGGAACCTGACCTCCGGCACCGAGCTGGTGCGCCGGGCCGAGAACGCGCATGTCCATGCACTGGGCACCCCGCTGATCACGAATTCGGACGGCACGAAGTTCGGCAAGTCTGAGGGCAACGCCATCTGGCTGGACTCCGAGCTGTGCTCGCCCTACGCCTTCTATCAGTTCTGGCTCAACCAGTCCGATGCCGATGTGATCGACCGGCTCAAGGTCTTCACCTTCCGCACCCGTGAGGAGATCGCCGAGCTGGCGCGCTCCGTGGAGGAGGAACCGTTCAAGCGAGCGGCCCAGCGGGCGCTGGCCTGGGACGTCACCTCTCTGGTGCACGGGGAAGAGGCGACGCACAAGGTGATCGAGGCCGCTGAGGCGATCTTCGGCAAGGGCGAGATCGCAGAGATCGACGAACCCACGCTGAACGCAGTCTCAGCCGAACTGCCCCGCGCGAGCGTGCCGGCCAGCGAGGCCACGGCGGTTCGACTCCTCGTCGACACCGGACTGGTGAAGTCCAACGGCGAAGCGCGCCGAGCCATCAAGGACGGCGGGGCCTACATCAACAACGCAAAGATCACCGACGGCGAGGCTGTGCTGACCGAGGCTGACTGGCTGCACGGGAAGTTCCTGCTCATCCGCCGGGGCAAGAAGAACCTGGCCCTGGTCCACCGATCATGA
- a CDS encoding CTP synthase, with product MLGSNSVVQRNSSRNQNSLPTSRQIFVTGGVVSSLGKGLTASSLGHLLRARGLSVVMQKLDPYLNVDPGTMNPFQHGEVFVTEDGAETDLDIGHYERFLDENLDGVNNVTTGQIYSTVIEKERRGDYLGDTVQVIPHITNEIKRRMRLPAEGKDAPDVIITEIGGTVGDIESQPFLEAARQVRQDIGRQNVFFLHVSLVPYIGPSQELKTKPTQHSVAALRSIGIQPDGIVLRSDRELPSEIRGKISRMCDVVEDAVINCADAPSIYDIPRILHRQGMDAYVVQALDLKFKDVDWSKWSKLVNAVHHPDHEVEVALVGKYIDLPDAYLSVTEALRAGGFAHSTRTKIRWVASDLCASEEGAAKALEGVDAICVPGGFGVRGLDGKIGALRHAREHAVPALGLCLGLQTMVIEYARNVLGLTEASSTEFDPQTGYPVIATMAEQEAIVEGAGDLGGTMRLGAYDAKLIEGSVVAETYGSTLISERHRHRYEVNNTYREQLTEAGLVFSGTSPDGTLVEFAELPREVHPYYVSTQAHPELKSRPTNPHPLFAGLIRAGLDRQLAQGGRG from the coding sequence GTGTTAGGATCGAACTCCGTGGTGCAGAGAAACAGTTCCAGGAACCAGAACAGCCTCCCTACTAGTCGACAGATCTTTGTCACGGGAGGTGTGGTCTCCTCCCTCGGCAAGGGCCTGACCGCCTCCTCCCTGGGGCATCTGCTCCGGGCCCGTGGCCTCTCCGTGGTCATGCAGAAGCTGGATCCCTATCTCAACGTGGATCCCGGCACGATGAACCCCTTCCAGCACGGCGAGGTCTTCGTCACCGAAGACGGCGCCGAGACGGACCTGGACATCGGACACTACGAGCGCTTCCTCGACGAGAACCTCGACGGCGTCAACAATGTGACCACCGGTCAGATCTATTCCACCGTCATCGAGAAGGAACGCCGCGGGGACTACCTCGGCGACACCGTCCAGGTGATCCCGCACATCACCAACGAGATCAAGCGGCGCATGCGCCTGCCCGCCGAGGGCAAGGACGCCCCCGATGTGATCATCACCGAGATCGGCGGCACCGTCGGCGACATCGAGTCCCAGCCGTTCCTCGAGGCCGCCCGGCAGGTCCGCCAGGACATCGGCCGGCAGAACGTCTTCTTCCTCCACGTCTCCCTGGTGCCCTATATCGGCCCCAGCCAGGAGCTGAAGACCAAACCCACCCAGCACTCGGTGGCCGCCCTGCGCTCGATCGGCATCCAGCCCGACGGCATCGTGCTGCGCAGCGACCGCGAGCTGCCCTCCGAGATCCGCGGCAAGATCTCACGGATGTGCGATGTGGTCGAGGATGCGGTCATCAACTGCGCCGACGCCCCGAGCATCTATGACATTCCGCGGATCCTGCACCGCCAGGGGATGGACGCCTATGTGGTCCAGGCCCTGGACCTGAAGTTCAAGGACGTGGACTGGTCCAAGTGGTCCAAGCTCGTCAACGCCGTGCACCATCCCGATCACGAGGTTGAAGTGGCGCTGGTGGGCAAGTACATCGACCTTCCCGACGCCTACCTCTCGGTCACCGAGGCTCTGCGCGCCGGCGGATTCGCCCACAGCACCCGGACCAAGATCCGCTGGGTCGCCTCCGACCTGTGCGCCTCCGAAGAAGGTGCGGCCAAGGCGCTGGAGGGCGTGGACGCGATCTGTGTGCCAGGCGGCTTCGGCGTGCGCGGACTCGACGGCAAGATCGGGGCGCTGCGGCATGCCCGCGAGCACGCCGTCCCGGCCCTGGGCCTGTGCCTCGGACTGCAGACCATGGTCATCGAATACGCCCGCAACGTGCTGGGCCTGACCGAGGCGAGCTCCACCGAGTTCGATCCGCAGACCGGCTACCCGGTGATCGCCACGATGGCAGAGCAGGAAGCCATCGTCGAAGGAGCCGGGGATCTGGGGGGCACCATGCGCCTGGGCGCCTATGACGCCAAGCTCATCGAAGGCTCGGTGGTCGCTGAGACCTATGGGTCCACGCTGATCTCGGAGCGGCACCGGCACCGCTACGAGGTCAACAACACCTATCGCGAGCAGCTCACCGAGGCCGGGCTGGTCTTCTCCGGCACGTCCCCGGACGGGACGCTCGTGGAGTTCGCGGAGCTGCCGCGGGAAGTCCACCCGTACTACGTCTCCACCCAGGCGCATCCTGAGCTGAAGTCCCGGCCCACGAACCCGCATCCGCTCTTCGCCGGTCTGATCCGCGCAGGGCTGGACCGTCAGCTCGCCCAGGGCGGACGCGGCTGA
- a CDS encoding HAD-IIA family hydrolase — protein MTAGLIHSYDGVLFDLDGVLYAGPSAIDGAAEAVEELVRLEVPRAYVTNNASRSAQQVAEHLQSLGIPALTEEVFGSAPAGIILLTESVAPGASVLVTGSDYLRELVEQAGFVVVRSSVQTPDAVIQGFDPSLSWADLAEASYAINAGAQWFATNLDLSIPRERGIAPGNGALIEAVGRATGQRPRAAGKPEPVMFTQAAQYLQLTNPLVVGDRLDTDVLGGNRAGFDTTLVLTGIDSEAAAAQAEPESQPRWIIEHLGALFDGAHRPVRTAEHPAPQQGPST, from the coding sequence ATGACGGCAGGTCTGATCCACTCCTATGACGGAGTGCTCTTCGACCTCGACGGTGTGCTCTACGCCGGACCCTCCGCGATCGACGGCGCCGCCGAGGCCGTCGAGGAGCTGGTGCGTCTGGAGGTTCCCCGCGCCTACGTCACGAACAACGCCTCACGTTCAGCGCAGCAGGTTGCCGAACACCTGCAGTCACTGGGCATCCCGGCGCTGACCGAGGAGGTCTTCGGCTCGGCACCCGCCGGGATCATTCTGCTGACGGAGTCCGTGGCACCAGGTGCCAGCGTCCTGGTCACTGGCAGCGACTACCTGCGTGAGCTGGTCGAGCAGGCCGGGTTCGTCGTCGTCCGTTCGTCCGTGCAGACGCCGGACGCAGTGATTCAGGGCTTCGATCCCTCCCTGAGCTGGGCCGATCTCGCAGAAGCCTCCTACGCCATCAATGCCGGGGCGCAGTGGTTCGCCACCAACCTCGATCTCAGCATTCCCCGTGAGCGAGGCATCGCCCCGGGCAACGGGGCGCTCATCGAAGCTGTGGGTCGCGCCACCGGCCAGCGGCCCCGTGCCGCTGGCAAGCCGGAACCGGTCATGTTCACCCAGGCCGCCCAGTATCTGCAGCTGACCAACCCGCTCGTGGTGGGGGACCGGCTCGACACCGATGTTCTCGGAGGCAACCGGGCGGGCTTCGACACCACGCTGGTGCTCACCGGCATCGACTCCGAGGCCGCCGCCGCCCAGGCCGAACCGGAATCCCAGCCCCGCTGGATCATCGAGCACCTCGGCGCGCTGTTCGACGGAGCTCACCGTCCCGTGCGGACCGCCGAGCATCCGGCCCCGCAGCAGGGCCCGAGCACATGA
- a CDS encoding TlyA family RNA methyltransferase → MNDAGSRLRLDKMLVARGLAPSRTRAAQLIAADQVTVDGAPVHKPAALIDESQHLQVRAQDPWVSRAAHKLVGALAASPQVTVQGARCLDAGASTGGFTQVLLHAGAREVVAVDVGHGQLHPDIAADPRVQNHEGLNLRHLSRGDLGDPFDLIVADLSFISLRLVLPALAAQTHQATDLLLMVKPQFEIGRGRLGRTGVVSSPALRREAVESVLHAAAAQQLSLVGVHRSTLTGQDGNAEFFLQLGRAELGTASSADAAQLISDRLGKVEFD, encoded by the coding sequence ATGAACGACGCCGGCAGCAGGCTTCGTCTGGACAAGATGCTCGTCGCTCGCGGGCTGGCGCCCAGCCGCACCCGTGCGGCGCAGCTGATCGCCGCGGACCAGGTCACGGTGGACGGCGCCCCGGTGCACAAGCCCGCCGCGCTGATCGACGAGTCCCAGCACCTCCAGGTCCGCGCGCAGGACCCCTGGGTCAGCCGGGCCGCGCACAAGCTTGTCGGCGCCCTGGCGGCGTCCCCCCAGGTCACCGTGCAGGGTGCCCGCTGCCTGGACGCGGGCGCCTCCACCGGAGGGTTCACCCAGGTGCTGCTGCATGCCGGAGCCCGCGAGGTGGTCGCCGTCGACGTCGGACATGGTCAGCTGCACCCGGACATCGCCGCGGACCCCCGGGTGCAGAACCACGAGGGACTGAACCTGCGGCACCTGAGCCGTGGTGACCTGGGCGACCCGTTCGACCTCATCGTGGCGGACCTGTCCTTCATCTCCCTGCGCCTGGTGCTCCCCGCGCTCGCCGCGCAGACTCACCAGGCCACGGACCTGCTGCTCATGGTCAAGCCCCAGTTCGAGATCGGTCGTGGCCGACTGGGCCGCACCGGTGTGGTGAGCAGCCCCGCGCTGCGCCGTGAGGCCGTGGAATCGGTCCTGCACGCCGCCGCCGCCCAGCAGCTGAGCCTCGTCGGGGTCCACCGCTCGACGCTGACCGGTCAGGACGGCAACGCCGAATTCTTCCTCCAGCTGGGCCGCGCCGAGCTCGGCACAGCCTCCTCCGCGGATGCGGCACAGCTGATCAGCGATAGGCTGGGCAAGGTCGAGTTCGACTGA
- a CDS encoding tetratricopeptide repeat protein translates to MYDESCGDRPRPPRNPRDLRRSNSEDRTRSPEIDEDVTGKELDRPALLQLRTLNDTNRPWVARHLVMAGRLVDIDPQLAFEHALAASRRGGRLAVVREAVGLTAYAAGDYAEALRELRTYRRISGDQTHLPVQADCERGLERPQKAIELAESSDAADLKGPVRAEMAMVISGAYTDLGDHASAVTALEIPELDINRAFSFSPRLFTAYAAALEATSREDEAQRWYEQAFAAERALGSGAFEDPEILDFDDEPAELPKVKDVLGRSGERGGERSQDRRHGGRG, encoded by the coding sequence ATGTACGACGAGTCCTGCGGAGACCGCCCCAGGCCCCCGCGCAATCCGCGCGACCTGCGCCGGTCCAACAGCGAGGATCGCACGCGTTCTCCCGAGATCGATGAGGATGTCACCGGCAAGGAGCTGGATCGCCCTGCCCTGCTGCAGCTGCGCACGCTCAACGACACCAACCGCCCCTGGGTGGCCCGCCACCTCGTGATGGCCGGACGCCTTGTGGACATAGACCCTCAGCTCGCCTTCGAGCATGCCCTTGCCGCCTCCCGTCGCGGAGGACGACTTGCGGTGGTCCGCGAGGCGGTGGGCCTGACCGCCTACGCCGCGGGGGACTACGCCGAGGCGCTGCGCGAGCTGCGCACGTATCGCAGGATCAGTGGAGACCAGACCCACCTGCCCGTTCAGGCTGACTGCGAACGCGGACTCGAGCGTCCACAGAAGGCGATCGAACTGGCCGAGTCCTCCGACGCGGCCGACCTCAAGGGACCCGTGCGGGCCGAGATGGCAATGGTCATCTCCGGCGCCTATACGGACCTCGGCGACCACGCCTCCGCCGTCACTGCGCTGGAGATCCCGGAACTCGACATCAACCGCGCCTTCAGCTTCTCCCCGCGGCTCTTCACCGCCTACGCCGCGGCACTCGAAGCGACGAGCCGCGAGGACGAGGCCCAGCGCTGGTACGAGCAGGCCTTCGCTGCAGAGCGCGCGCTGGGGTCAGGGGCCTTCGAGGACCCCGAGATCCTCGACTTTGACGATGAGCCGGCTGAACTGCCCAAGGTCAAGGACGTGCTCGGACGCTCGGGTGAACGCGGCGGTGAGCGCAGTCAGGACCGGCGCCACGGAGGACGTGGATGA
- a CDS encoding site-specific tyrosine recombinase, with product MTDQDGSAGPEQARERHIQLRLEVPSSPVGAEIEDYLTHLRIERGSAANTLSSYRNDLLRYGAFLLDRRVEELRGIDESLIADFLQRLSTGDDGGSALSQRSMARVLASVRGAHRYWAGEGRTTHDPAKHVSAPKPRQSLPKALSVDEVQRLLDAPSRDTELGRRDRALLEFLYATGARITEAVSLDVDDIHELRAQPAASGAQPADGLVIVRVTGKGDKQRMVPVGRYAQQAINDYLTAGRPALAARIGRRAPSPALFLNRLGGRLSRQSAWTVLQTHAAAAEIGQEVSPHTLRHSCATHLLEGGAGIRLVQEMLGHASVTTTQIYTKVTAEALQESYATAHPRAR from the coding sequence ATGACTGACCAGGACGGGTCCGCCGGTCCTGAGCAGGCACGGGAACGGCACATCCAGCTCCGTCTGGAGGTGCCGTCCTCGCCTGTGGGCGCCGAGATCGAGGACTACCTCACCCATCTGCGCATCGAACGCGGCTCGGCGGCGAACACGCTGAGCTCCTACCGCAACGACCTGCTGCGCTATGGCGCGTTCCTGCTCGACCGGCGGGTCGAGGAGCTGCGCGGGATCGATGAGTCTCTGATCGCTGACTTTCTGCAGCGGCTGAGCACCGGCGACGACGGCGGCTCGGCCCTGTCCCAGCGGTCCATGGCCCGAGTGCTGGCCTCCGTGCGGGGCGCGCACCGCTATTGGGCCGGCGAGGGGCGGACCACCCATGATCCGGCGAAGCACGTGTCCGCGCCCAAGCCGCGCCAGTCGCTGCCCAAGGCGCTCAGCGTGGACGAGGTTCAGCGGCTCCTGGATGCCCCGAGCCGGGACACCGAGCTGGGCCGCAGGGATCGCGCGCTGCTGGAGTTCCTCTATGCCACCGGTGCCCGGATCACCGAGGCGGTGAGCCTGGACGTGGATGACATCCATGAGCTCCGCGCCCAGCCCGCCGCGTCAGGCGCCCAGCCCGCGGACGGGCTGGTCATCGTCCGGGTGACCGGCAAGGGGGACAAGCAGCGCATGGTCCCGGTGGGGCGCTACGCCCAGCAGGCCATCAACGACTATCTCACCGCCGGCAGACCGGCCCTGGCCGCTCGCATCGGGCGCCGCGCGCCGTCGCCCGCGCTGTTCCTGAACAGGCTCGGCGGCAGGCTCTCCCGGCAGTCCGCCTGGACCGTGCTGCAGACCCATGCCGCGGCCGCGGAGATCGGCCAGGAGGTCTCCCCGCACACGCTGCGCCATTCCTGCGCGACGCACCTGCTCGAAGGCGGCGCTGGAATCCGCCTGGTCCAGGAGATGCTGGGCCATGCCTCGGTGACCACCACACAGATCTATACGAAGGTCACGGCAGAGGCGCTGCAGGAGAGCTACGCCACCGCACATCCGCGGGCCCGCTGA
- a CDS encoding bifunctional 2-methylcitrate synthase/citrate synthase gives MTEQTNSEKIYKGLAGVVADHTAVSKVNPESNSLLYRGYPVQQLAAQLSFEEVALLLWTGELPTQEEKDEFIALERSHRALDSRVKAAIDLLPLDAHPMDVGRTAVSVLGANHPQSGDSSPEVELRKAKELFAAFPAVVAYDQRRRRKQEVVEPRDDLDYSQNFLWMTFGEEAPEEVVDAFRVSMVLYAEHSFNASTFTARVVTSTLSDLHSAVTAAIGALKGPLHGGANEAVMHTFEEIGIDKDETREEAAARAKTWMEQALAEKRKVMGFGHRVYKSGDSRVPTMKQALDAMVEYYGRGELMGLYDGLEAAMGEAKNILPNLDYPAGPTYHLMGFDTEMFTPLFIAARITGWTAHIQEQRADNSLIRPLSAYSGPDERSL, from the coding sequence ATGACCGAACAGACCAATTCCGAGAAGATCTACAAGGGACTGGCCGGTGTGGTCGCCGACCACACCGCCGTCTCCAAGGTGAACCCTGAGTCGAACTCTCTGCTCTACCGCGGGTACCCGGTCCAGCAGCTCGCCGCCCAGCTCTCCTTCGAGGAGGTGGCGCTGCTGCTCTGGACCGGCGAGCTGCCCACGCAGGAGGAGAAGGACGAGTTCATCGCGCTGGAGCGTTCCCACCGGGCGCTGGACTCTCGGGTCAAGGCGGCGATCGATCTGCTGCCCCTGGATGCGCACCCGATGGACGTGGGACGCACTGCGGTCTCCGTGCTCGGAGCGAACCATCCCCAGTCGGGGGACTCCTCCCCCGAGGTGGAGCTGCGCAAGGCGAAGGAGCTCTTCGCCGCGTTCCCCGCCGTCGTCGCCTATGACCAGCGTCGGCGCAGGAAGCAGGAGGTCGTGGAGCCGCGCGATGATCTGGACTATTCGCAGAACTTCCTCTGGATGACGTTCGGGGAGGAGGCGCCCGAAGAGGTGGTCGACGCCTTCCGGGTCTCGATGGTGCTCTACGCCGAGCACTCCTTCAACGCCTCGACCTTCACCGCCCGCGTGGTGACCTCCACGCTGTCGGACCTGCACTCCGCGGTGACCGCTGCGATCGGTGCCCTGAAGGGACCGCTGCACGGCGGTGCCAACGAGGCGGTGATGCATACCTTCGAGGAGATCGGCATCGACAAGGACGAGACCCGCGAAGAGGCTGCGGCGCGGGCCAAGACCTGGATGGAGCAGGCGCTGGCCGAGAAGCGCAAGGTGATGGGCTTCGGGCACCGCGTGTACAAGTCCGGGGACTCGCGGGTGCCGACCATGAAGCAGGCGCTGGATGCGATGGTCGAGTACTACGGCCGCGGGGAGCTCATGGGTCTCTACGACGGACTCGAGGCCGCCATGGGCGAGGCGAAGAACATCCTGCCCAACCTCGACTACCCGGCCGGCCCGACCTACCACCTGATGGGATTCGACACGGAGATGTTCACTCCGCTGTTCATCGCCGCACGGATCACCGGCTGGACGGCGCACATCCAGGAGCAGCGCGCCGACAACTCGCTGATCCGCCCGCTGAGCGCGTACAGCGGACCGGACGAGCGCAGCCTCTGA
- the recN gene encoding DNA repair protein RecN, whose translation MIDYVTISDLGVIEHAELPLDAGLNVVTGETGAGKTMVVTALGLLLGARAEASAIRSGAPQATVDAGITVPSTHRCVSLAQDAGAWLETPEPLKAPENPEAPEAPEILETSDGAAAQKTPAASAATPAGQVEILLGRTLSSKGRSRANVSGRSVPIALLGEIGSSLVTVHGQSDQLRLRSSAAQRRALDRHAGAEFAQALSTYREQFSGYQRKVAELEEITTNERERRREAEQLQQSLEQIDAVEPLPGEDQELKTESLKLENVESLREAARSAQLSLSGPDAAEVLDDAPHAVALVESAATALAAVQEQDQELGQIAEQISSVSSLLNDAASELGIYAANLDESGPERLAEVHQRRADLERLIRLYGPDIDAVLAWAEDARARLHSLQSDADRIEELSAEIGELGAHLWAQAEELRRRRLQAGEQLGAAVGEELAALAMPQARMVIDVAETKELGPDGADTVAMLLAPHPGADPLPLGKGASGGELSRVMLALEVVLAEGSETETFIFDEVDAGVGGKAAVQIGRRLAMLAQHRQVIVVTHLPQVAAYAQNHIRVFKSSVQDSSVSGGFTASDVTPLNEEQRVSELARMLAGQEDSESARAHARELISAAAAL comes from the coding sequence GTGATCGACTACGTCACCATCAGCGACCTCGGCGTGATCGAACACGCGGAGCTGCCACTCGATGCCGGGCTCAATGTGGTCACCGGCGAGACCGGCGCGGGCAAGACCATGGTGGTCACCGCGCTGGGTCTGCTGCTCGGAGCTCGTGCTGAGGCCAGTGCCATTCGCTCGGGAGCGCCGCAGGCCACCGTTGATGCCGGGATCACCGTGCCCAGCACCCACCGCTGCGTCAGCCTCGCCCAGGACGCAGGCGCCTGGCTGGAGACCCCAGAGCCCCTGAAGGCCCCAGAGAACCCCGAGGCTCCAGAGGCCCCAGAGATCCTGGAAACCTCGGACGGCGCCGCAGCCCAGAAGACTCCTGCCGCATCCGCAGCGACCCCGGCCGGCCAGGTCGAGATCCTGCTGGGCCGCACGCTGAGCAGCAAAGGACGCAGCCGGGCGAACGTGAGCGGCCGCAGCGTGCCCATCGCACTGCTCGGCGAGATCGGCAGCTCCCTGGTCACGGTCCACGGTCAGAGCGACCAGCTGCGGCTGCGCTCCTCCGCCGCGCAGCGTCGCGCACTGGACCGCCACGCCGGGGCCGAGTTCGCCCAGGCGCTGAGCACCTACCGCGAACAGTTCTCCGGCTACCAGCGCAAGGTCGCCGAGCTCGAGGAGATCACCACCAACGAGCGCGAACGACGCCGCGAAGCCGAACAGCTGCAGCAGTCCCTGGAGCAGATCGACGCCGTGGAGCCGCTGCCCGGTGAGGACCAGGAGCTGAAGACGGAGTCCCTGAAGCTGGAGAACGTGGAATCCCTGCGCGAGGCCGCCCGCTCCGCGCAGCTCTCCCTCTCCGGCCCCGATGCTGCCGAGGTCCTGGACGATGCCCCGCACGCCGTGGCCCTGGTGGAATCCGCCGCCACGGCGCTGGCCGCGGTCCAGGAGCAGGACCAGGAGCTGGGACAGATCGCCGAGCAGATCTCCTCGGTCTCCAGCCTGCTCAACGACGCCGCCTCCGAGCTTGGCATCTATGCGGCGAACCTCGATGAATCCGGCCCCGAGCGGCTCGCCGAGGTCCACCAGCGCCGCGCAGACCTGGAACGACTCATCCGGCTCTACGGCCCGGACATCGACGCCGTGCTGGCCTGGGCCGAGGATGCCCGCGCCCGGCTGCACAGCCTGCAGTCCGATGCGGACCGGATCGAAGAGCTGAGCGCGGAGATCGGCGAGCTGGGAGCCCACCTCTGGGCCCAGGCCGAGGAGCTGCGCCGTCGTCGTCTCCAGGCGGGGGAGCAGCTCGGCGCCGCGGTCGGTGAAGAGCTGGCCGCGCTGGCCATGCCGCAGGCACGCATGGTCATCGACGTCGCCGAGACCAAGGAGCTCGGGCCCGACGGCGCCGACACCGTGGCCATGCTGCTCGCGCCGCACCCCGGAGCCGATCCGCTGCCGCTGGGCAAGGGAGCCTCAGGCGGTGAGCTCTCCCGCGTCATGCTCGCGCTGGAGGTGGTGCTCGCCGAGGGCTCCGAGACCGAGACCTTCATCTTCGACGAGGTGGACGCCGGCGTCGGCGGCAAGGCCGCCGTGCAGATCGGCCGACGGCTGGCGATGCTGGCCCAGCACCGGCAGGTCATCGTGGTGACCCACCTGCCGCAGGTCGCCGCCTACGCGCAGAACCACATCCGGGTCTTCAAGTCCTCGGTGCAGGACAGCTCGGTCTCCGGCGGCTTCACCGCCTCTGACGTGACCCCCCTGAACGAGGAGCAGCGGGTCAGCGAACTGGCGCGCATGCTCGCCGGCCAGGAGGACTCCGAATCAGCGCGCGCCCATGCCCGCGAACTCATCAGCGCAGCCGCTGCGCTGTAG
- a CDS encoding NAD kinase — translation MTREILVLAHTGRRDAVEAAVTVAERLHSAGLRPVMLERDITALNHVLGDRLQGLSIAVAEHEVPLADCEVGMVLGGDGSILRAADLVRTKRLPLMGVNLGHVGFLAESERTELDASVQWVVDQNYTVERRMALDVQVWQAGRHVGSSWALNEASIEKQSRERMIDLVIEIDGRPVSAFGCDGVVMATPTGSTAYAFSAGGPVVWPEVQALVMVPISAHALFSRPLVTDPDSIMAVEVLQREEEQGVLWCDGRRFMELPPGSRVEVTRSAEPVLLARVHQTPFSERLVDKFNLPTTGWRGPVDPANQVETLEPFQSEEAVER, via the coding sequence ATGACCAGAGAGATCCTGGTGCTCGCCCATACGGGCAGGCGTGACGCCGTGGAAGCCGCTGTCACGGTGGCGGAGCGACTCCACAGTGCGGGCCTGCGCCCCGTCATGCTCGAGCGCGACATCACCGCCCTGAACCACGTGCTGGGTGACCGGCTGCAGGGACTGAGCATCGCGGTGGCCGAGCACGAAGTGCCGCTGGCCGACTGCGAGGTCGGCATGGTCCTCGGCGGAGACGGCTCCATCCTCCGCGCGGCGGACCTGGTGCGCACGAAGCGCCTGCCGCTGATGGGAGTCAACCTCGGTCATGTCGGCTTCCTGGCTGAGTCCGAGCGGACCGAGCTCGACGCCTCCGTGCAGTGGGTCGTGGATCAGAACTACACCGTGGAGCGACGGATGGCGCTGGACGTCCAGGTCTGGCAGGCGGGCCGTCATGTGGGCAGCAGCTGGGCGCTCAACGAGGCCAGCATCGAGAAGCAGTCCCGGGAACGCATGATCGACCTGGTGATCGAGATCGACGGCCGACCCGTCTCCGCCTTCGGCTGCGACGGCGTGGTCATGGCAACCCCCACCGGATCCACCGCCTATGCCTTCTCCGCGGGCGGTCCCGTGGTCTGGCCTGAGGTGCAGGCCCTGGTGATGGTCCCCATCTCCGCCCACGCGCTCTTCTCCCGCCCCCTGGTGACCGATCCCGACTCCATCATGGCCGTGGAGGTCCTCCAGCGTGAGGAGGAGCAGGGCGTGCTCTGGTGCGACGGCCGTCGCTTCATGGAGCTGCCCCCGGGCTCCCGCGTCGAGGTGACACGCTCGGCTGAGCCTGTCCTGCTGGCACGGGTCCATCAGACCCCGTTCTCCGAACGCCTGGTGGACAAGTTCAACCTGCCCACCACCGGGTGGCGCGGACCCGTCGACCCGGCGAACCAGGTCGAGACCCTCGAGCCATTCCAGAGCGAGGAGGCGGTCGAACGGTGA